A single window of Acanthopagrus latus isolate v.2019 chromosome 1, fAcaLat1.1, whole genome shotgun sequence DNA harbors:
- the LOC119022883 gene encoding retinal cone rhodopsin-sensitive cGMP 3',5'-cyclic phosphodiesterase subunit gamma-like, producing MADTAVAAPADRKAPPKFKQRTARTFKSKAPKPGQKGFGDDIPGMEGLGTDITVVCPWEAFGDMELSDLAKYGIV from the exons ATGGCAGACACAGCCGTTGCAGCTCCCGCCGACAGGAAGGCACCACCCAAGTTCAAGCAGAGGACTGCACGTACCTTCAAGAGCAAAGCCCCTAAGCCAGGCCAGAAGGG attCGGAGACGACATCCCTGGCATGGAGGGCCTTGGCACAGACATCACAGTGGTTTGCCCATGGGAAGCCTTTGGTGACATGGAGCTCAGCGACCTGGCAAAATATGGAATCGTCTAG